The following is a genomic window from Candidatus Neomarinimicrobiota bacterium.
CGCTCTGCCCGTTGCGTATTTCACGCTCTTCGGCTCTCTGGCGATACTTGCGCTCTGGTTTACGCTGTACGGGTGGGCTCAATCCCGTTTGTGGAGAATATGGGGTGAGAAAACGATCTGGACAGCGCCTCTGTTATGGGTCGGAATAGAGTTCATAAGGTCGCACGGTTCGCTTGCGTTTCCATGGACGATGGTCGCCAACACGCAGACTTCATATACCAACCTGATACAGATCTCATCAGTTACGGGCGCCTGGGGAGTTTCATTTATGATAATTTTGGTGAACGTCTTCTTTTACCAGGCGGTAAAATCGATCGCTCGCTTAAAAAGGGCTCTTGTTTACCTGTCGGCGGCGGTTTTGACTCTTTCGTCGGTTTGGATTTACGGCTTTTATGTCATGGATGATGCGGATGAGCTGCTCGACGGGACTGAAAAATCCATCAAGGTAAGTATCGTACAGCCGAATCTCGACCCGAAGGAGAAATGGGACGTAACTAAAAGGGACGAGGTTTACGATTTATACAGCAGGCTTTATGCTGAGGCGGCATTGACGAAACCTGATCTGATCATCTGGCCCGAGACGGCAACCCCTGCGTACCTCAGAGCCAATAAAGACAATAGATTGGACCAAATTCTGTCAATGGTAGATTCATTTAATGTTCCTCTGTTAACGGGTACGTTGGATTACAAATTCTCAAGCGATGGAAAAACCAGGAAATACAATTCCGCTTTTCTGCTTCGTCCCGGTTCGAGAAGAATCGAGAGTTACAGCAAGATTCACCTCGTTCCGTTCGCGGAAAAAGTACCCTTCGAGGATAGATTTCCTATTCTCTCCCTGATTGATCTCGGTCAGGCGAATTTCTCACAGGGAACCGAACTAACGGTCTTTGATCTGTCGGGCAAGAAATTTTCGGTTGAGATATGCTTCGAGTCGGTCTTTCCTTCGCTCGCCCGCAAGTTTATTCAGCGGGGAGCGGAGCTCATAGTTATAATAACCAACGACGCATGGTTCGGGAACACGTCGGGGCCGTATCAACACGCGCAGACGGCTGTTATGCGTGCGGTAGAGAACAGGCGCGCTGTCGCCCGCTGTGCAAACACGGGTATTTCCGAACTCATTGACCCGTATGGCCGGATAATCGATTCTATTCGATTGAACGAGAGGGGAGTTCTTACGGGTGAGTTGAAATTGTTGAACATAGAGACCTACTATGCCCGTCACGGCGATTATCTGGGCTGGATCACCGCCGGTCTAAGCGTTTTACTTATGTTGTCAACACTGCAAAGGGTCAGGGTGAAAAAAAGTGCTTCATAAATTTCTCGTTGGCATAGTGCTTTTAATTCCTCTTTCAATAACAACTGCGCAGGTAAAGGTCATCGATAACCTGACGTTTTCTACTACCGTCATCAAAAAGGCGGTAATTGAAAGGCTGGCAGAGGAAAAGCTGACCAAGGAGGGATGGTATCACATCATTGGAGTGGAAAATGATTCACTCGTTTCGTTTCTGTCGGGAATTGTAAAAGATGCTCTTGAAGAATCGGGTTACAATACTGCGATCACCGATGCGGCACAAGATTCGGTTGACGCAGCGGTGATAAGAATTTTCGACGCACAATTGAGTTTGAAGATCAACAGGAATGTCAGAGAGATAACAGGTTCTTTCACCATGCTCGTTTATTCTTCGGACAGGGGCGAAATTAGATCAGGCAGGGAAATCAATGTGGAACTGAACGGGTCGGATAACGTTGAAGGAATGCGTCAGAAGGATTTGATTTCGGGATCGCCCGGATTTTTGGTTAGCGGAGGCAGAGCATCATATTCAGGTGGAAGATTTGAAAAACTTCTTGCAGTTGCAGTAGCGGGAATCATCACATATTTATTCTATTCGGTGAGAATCTGAGGAAATTGAAGTCCATATCTCAGATAACTTTTTCAATAATTTCAGTCATTACACTTTTTTGCAGTGTTGCAGAATCGTCAGAGCTCGAGGATAAGACTCCGGTCCCCTTAGGCTTTCTACAAAAGTTCGGTCAGGCAGATGAATTGGTTTTCACCGGAATAGGCAGGGGGGAATTCGTAAATATCATGTCTCCTGAATCAAATCACGGCCAAACTTCGTCCAAGGCAAAGGTGGTGATGATGTCGATCATATTACCCGGAACGGGAGAAAGAGCAACCGGAAACTACACTTCCGCGAAGCTGTTTAATTCGACCGAATCCGCTCTCTGGTTATCTCTTCTTTGGTTCAAGAAAACCAAAGATTGGAGGAGGGAGGATTATGAAGTATACGCCTCGGTAAACGCCGGTGTAAACAACGAAGGAAAAGACGAAGTATATTATGCAAATGTAGGAAATTACAGTGACGTCGATGAGTATAACTCCGCCGTGAGAAGAAGCCGCAATCCGTCCGGAACATATGACTCTCAGGATTTTTTCTGGAGCTGGAGTTCGGATGAGACAAGGTTGCAGTATAAATCACTCAGAAAAGAGAGCGAATTAGCCGGACAGAATCTACAGTACACAATCGTGGGATTAATATTGAACAGGCTGTTGAGTGTAATGAATACCGTTTACAGGTACAACAAAAATGTAAGCATGGCAATGTCCGTTGAGAGCGGTTCGGTTTTAATTGATAAAGCGGGCACAACGAAGCTGTCGCTGTCGGTTAGATTCTAATATTTCCCCGGGAGAGAATGATTCTTTCGTCTATAACGAGAGTCGGTTTTAGGAGGATTCCGTCTAAATGACTTCCAACGTCACAGCTGCCTCCCATGCTGATGTTGTTTCCGAGCGCGACATGAACAGTTCCGAGAATTTTTTCGTCTTCGAGAACTTTCCCGCTTAGTTTTGCCTTTTGATTTGTTCCGATGCCGAGCTCGGCGATATTCCTCCCCTGTTTACCAAACGGGGCGAGTTGTTTTCGTATGGTACGAGCTTCCCTGTTTCCCAGAATCTTGGTCACATATCCGTTTGAAACGTACATCTTGATCGGTTTTTTGATTATTCCCGTCTCCCCCATCGAGCCGTCCACAACGAGAATACCTTCCGACGAGCCTTCGACGGGAGCAAGAAACGCTTCCCCTGCCGGAAGATTGCCTGTTTCACCGGGGTTACAAACGTAACCCGTATCCGCTATCCCTTTTTTGTTTTTAATCGACATGTGGAGATCTGTGCCCGCCGGAGTGGTAATATGAACCGTA
Proteins encoded in this region:
- the lnt gene encoding apolipoprotein N-acyltransferase, which produces MNELSSTDERLNLVYEKRVDYALLGFFALTFGGAFPPLNAGYLSWISFVPYFFFLERNIYSGIFRKNFAAGYAANLLIVYWIAANSGAALPVAYFTLFGSLAILALWFTLYGWAQSRLWRIWGEKTIWTAPLLWVGIEFIRSHGSLAFPWTMVANTQTSYTNLIQISSVTGAWGVSFMIILVNVFFYQAVKSIARLKRALVYLSAAVLTLSSVWIYGFYVMDDADELLDGTEKSIKVSIVQPNLDPKEKWDVTKRDEVYDLYSRLYAEAALTKPDLIIWPETATPAYLRANKDNRLDQILSMVDSFNVPLLTGTLDYKFSSDGKTRKYNSAFLLRPGSRRIESYSKIHLVPFAEKVPFEDRFPILSLIDLGQANFSQGTELTVFDLSGKKFSVEICFESVFPSLARKFIQRGAELIVIITNDAWFGNTSGPYQHAQTAVMRAVENRRAVARCANTGISELIDPYGRIIDSIRLNERGVLTGELKLLNIETYYARHGDYLGWITAGLSVLLMLSTLQRVRVKKSAS
- a CDS encoding aminopeptidase translates to MFHERAKRLGAESYLLDIKPLSADGEEPPEAVAKLMKDADVLICPTTKSLTHTNARRAASKKGARTISLPGVNEEMLARAGNVDMQRMLKITSKFTDVLTIGSTVHITTPAGTDLHMSIKNKKGIADTGYVCNPGETGNLPAGEAFLAPVEGSSEGILVVDGSMGETGIIKKPIKMYVSNGYVTKILGNREARTIRKQLAPFGKQGRNIAELGIGTNQKAKLSGKVLEDEKILGTVHVALGNNISMGGSCDVGSHLDGILLKPTLVIDERIILSRGNIRI